In Mesorhizobium sp. 113-3-3, a genomic segment contains:
- the trbG gene encoding P-type conjugative transfer protein TrbG, which translates to MSPKSRLAAETIFSGCLLSAMLVSGTTLLAGCATQPKKPPKISYDTYVPPLPPAPVAATDQGPKPLRLPPGWAPAQGGAIGETPAARVENANAAARVEPRREGYYNAIQIYPWSEGALYQVYAAPGQITDIALEPGESLTGDGPIAAGDTARWIIGDTESGSGIARRVHVLVKPSRADITTNLIIATDRRSYMLELRAGAKPYMPAVAWSYPAQKAATLQAAAPTPVIPDVAMRNYRYGLTGDSPPWKPVSAFDDGRKVYVEFPRGIVQGELPPIFVIGPDGEAEIANSRVYQNVLIVDRLFGAAELRLGAGKRQQTVRIVRTDGRRTDGFWRRLGDSVASKVPNSTHSGATQP; encoded by the coding sequence ATGAGCCCGAAATCGCGCCTTGCTGCCGAGACGATTTTCTCAGGATGCCTGCTGTCGGCCATGCTGGTCTCGGGGACGACGCTGCTTGCCGGTTGCGCCACTCAGCCGAAGAAGCCGCCGAAGATCAGCTACGATACCTATGTTCCGCCTTTGCCGCCGGCACCGGTCGCCGCGACCGACCAAGGGCCGAAACCCCTTCGCCTGCCACCGGGCTGGGCGCCCGCGCAAGGCGGCGCCATTGGCGAAACGCCGGCCGCCCGTGTCGAGAACGCAAACGCTGCAGCGCGCGTGGAACCGCGCCGGGAAGGCTACTACAACGCCATTCAAATCTATCCGTGGAGCGAAGGAGCGCTCTACCAGGTCTACGCCGCGCCCGGCCAGATAACGGACATCGCGCTTGAGCCGGGCGAGAGCCTGACAGGAGACGGTCCGATCGCGGCGGGCGATACCGCGCGCTGGATCATCGGCGATACCGAAAGCGGGTCCGGCATTGCCCGGCGCGTCCACGTCCTGGTGAAACCCTCGCGGGCGGACATCACAACGAACCTCATCATCGCCACGGATCGGCGCAGCTATATGCTTGAGCTGCGCGCAGGCGCGAAGCCGTACATGCCCGCTGTTGCGTGGTCCTATCCGGCTCAGAAAGCGGCAACCCTTCAGGCCGCCGCGCCAACACCGGTCATACCAGACGTTGCTATGCGCAACTATCGCTACGGCCTCACCGGCGACAGCCCGCCCTGGAAGCCAGTGAGCGCCTTTGACGACGGCCGCAAGGTTTATGTCGAGTTTCCGCGTGGCATCGTGCAAGGCGAGCTGCCGCCGATTTTCGTCATCGGCCCGGACGGCGAGGCTGAAATCGCCAACAGCCGCGTCTATCAAAACGTCCTGATTGTCGACCGCCTTTTTGGTGCGGCAGAACTGCGTCTTGGCGCCGGCAAGCGGCAGCAGACGGTAAGGATCGTCCGCACCGACGGACGAAGAACCGATGGATTCTGGCGGAGGCTTGGTGACAGCGTCGCGTCCAAGGTGCCGAACTCAACGCACAGCGGAGCGACGCAGCCATGA
- the trbF gene encoding conjugal transfer protein TrbF yields the protein MNIFRRPAVHYGKTPRPETPYQKAEQIWDERIGSARLQARNWRVMAFGSLVLSAGLATSLVWQLGSGTVVPWVVQVDRLGEAEAVAPAIADYKPTDPQIAWHLARFIEQVRSIPDDPIILRQDWMRAYDWTTDQGAAALNDYARANDPFSRIGKQQVAIEISSVIRASPGSFRVAWIERRYENGKLSGTERWTAILTIVTQMPSDAERLRANPLGIYVNAINWSREMSQ from the coding sequence ATGAATATCTTCAGGCGCCCCGCCGTTCACTACGGCAAGACCCCTCGACCGGAAACACCGTATCAAAAGGCGGAGCAGATCTGGGATGAACGCATCGGCTCCGCCCGCCTGCAGGCGCGGAACTGGCGCGTCATGGCGTTCGGGTCGCTGGTCCTGTCGGCAGGCCTTGCCACCTCCCTTGTCTGGCAGTTGGGCAGTGGCACAGTCGTGCCCTGGGTGGTTCAAGTCGATCGTTTGGGCGAAGCCGAGGCCGTAGCGCCGGCGATCGCCGACTACAAGCCAACTGATCCGCAGATTGCGTGGCATCTCGCCCGCTTTATCGAGCAGGTGCGGTCTATTCCCGATGACCCGATAATCCTGCGCCAGGATTGGATGCGCGCCTATGATTGGACGACCGACCAGGGCGCTGCGGCGCTCAACGACTATGCTCGCGCCAACGATCCATTCTCCAGGATCGGCAAGCAGCAGGTCGCCATCGAGATTTCTTCGGTCATCCGGGCTTCGCCGGGCTCCTTTCGTGTCGCCTGGATCGAGCGTCGCTACGAAAACGGCAAGCTTTCCGGCACCGAGCGCTGGACCGCGATCCTGACTATCGTGACGCAGATGCCGAGCGACGCCGAACGGCTGCGGGCCAATCCGCTCGGAATTTACGTCAACGCCATCAACTGGTCGCGGGAGATGAGCCAATGA
- a CDS encoding type IV secretion system protein has product MANAVQKITLSPSRDIPFNKLVLAQTNVRRIKAGVSIEELAASIARRGLIQSIHVRPVLDAGGEETGMFEIPAGGRRYRALEMLVKQKRFAKTASVPCVVGDPSGPILAEEISLAENVEHAPTLAGFVLIPFGLFGKTAFMAERVLGNVISSGIKVLVLAVVIGIGSTLFGQFTQGFGGENPTIDQAMAIVLAALSLLGLGIFGPGIANGLVAGGPQLGAGAAVGTGLAAGGMAVAGYGAAGLAARGGTAAFSGTLSAARGATSLAGGASAAYGRGAAGQAGAAGIASGLGGIARAGASAAVSPLKRAAANTGQSLKSSFAAGAGSTTEITGDSSTMGTTGGAASSAVAPASGVGKPSSTQAQPEWARRLQRSQRLANGAQTAAHAVGAGDSHGGGASISLSEGERPK; this is encoded by the coding sequence ATGGCCAACGCCGTTCAGAAGATCACCCTGTCGCCTTCGCGCGACATTCCATTCAACAAGCTGGTGCTTGCCCAGACCAATGTCAGACGTATCAAGGCCGGCGTCTCGATAGAGGAACTCGCGGCCTCGATCGCCCGCCGCGGTCTCATCCAGAGCATTCATGTTCGTCCCGTGCTCGATGCCGGCGGCGAGGAGACCGGAATGTTCGAGATCCCCGCCGGAGGGCGCCGCTACCGCGCGCTCGAGATGCTTGTGAAACAGAAGCGGTTTGCCAAGACCGCATCTGTTCCCTGTGTCGTGGGCGATCCGTCCGGGCCAATCCTCGCCGAAGAGATCTCGCTTGCCGAAAACGTCGAACACGCACCGACGCTGGCCGGCTTCGTGCTGATCCCCTTCGGTCTCTTCGGCAAGACTGCTTTCATGGCCGAACGCGTGCTCGGCAACGTCATCTCGTCCGGCATCAAGGTTCTGGTGCTTGCCGTCGTCATCGGCATTGGATCGACGCTCTTCGGCCAATTCACACAAGGCTTCGGCGGCGAGAACCCCACCATCGACCAGGCCATGGCGATCGTGCTGGCGGCGCTGTCCCTGCTTGGCCTCGGCATCTTCGGTCCCGGCATCGCCAACGGCCTCGTCGCGGGTGGACCGCAGCTTGGCGCCGGCGCGGCCGTCGGCACTGGCCTTGCCGCGGGCGGCATGGCGGTTGCGGGCTATGGCGCAGCCGGCCTGGCGGCGCGCGGTGGGACAGCCGCATTCTCGGGCACGCTGTCGGCCGCGCGTGGCGCCACGTCGCTCGCTGGCGGCGCGTCGGCTGCCTATGGGCGTGGCGCTGCCGGCCAGGCTGGCGCGGCAGGCATCGCCTCCGGCCTGGGCGGCATTGCGCGCGCTGGCGCTTCGGCGGCAGTCTCCCCTCTCAAGCGGGCCGCCGCAAACACTGGTCAATCGCTTAAGTCAAGCTTCGCAGCAGGCGCCGGTTCGACCACCGAAATCACCGGCGATTCGTCGACCATGGGAACGACCGGAGGCGCCGCGTCGTCAGCCGTGGCTCCTGCGTCCGGCGTGGGCAAGCCCTCTAGCACTCAGGCACAGCCCGAATGGGCCAGACGCCTGCAACGCTCTCAGCGCCTCGCTAACGGCGCCCAGACCGCCGCCCACGCGGTGGGCGCCGGCGACAGCCATGGTGGCGGCGCTTCGATTTCTCTTTCTGAAGGCGAACGACCAAAATGA
- a CDS encoding PaaI family thioesterase codes for MAAKIVPAPDYEDRVRASFARQQAMATIGAELTLVTPGIIEIEMPYSAALTQQHGFLHAGVISTALDSACGYAAFSLMPENSGVLTIEFKVNLLAPGRGERFLFRGSVTKPGRTIIVADGQAYAFAADGEAKLIATMTGTMMTVVGRDGIAG; via the coding sequence ATGGCAGCAAAGATCGTACCGGCTCCGGACTATGAGGATCGCGTCAGGGCGTCCTTCGCGCGCCAGCAGGCGATGGCGACCATCGGCGCCGAACTGACGCTGGTGACGCCCGGCATCATCGAGATCGAGATGCCCTATTCGGCGGCGCTGACCCAGCAGCACGGTTTCCTGCACGCCGGCGTTATCTCGACGGCGCTGGACTCGGCCTGCGGCTACGCGGCCTTCTCGCTGATGCCGGAGAATTCCGGCGTGCTGACCATCGAATTCAAGGTGAACCTCCTGGCGCCGGGCAGGGGCGAGCGGTTCCTGTTCCGGGGCTCGGTGACCAAGCCCGGCCGCACCATCATCGTCGCCGACGGCCAAGCCTATGCCTTCGCCGCCGATGGCGAGGCCAAGCTCATCGCCACCATGACGGGCACGATGATGACGGTTGTTGGCCGGGATGGGATTGCTGGCTGA
- a CDS encoding TspO/MBR family protein: MKKYLSLSLSLSLLLFLVLVLGGGLLIGYATLPGAWYASLVKPPFNPPNWVFAPAWTLLYVLIAVAGWRTWVREPTGKAMQIWGVQLVLNFVWSPTFFGAKMMGSALVVIMLLLASIVAFIASVWNRDRLSGWLFVPYAAWVAFATVLNASLLLLN, from the coding sequence TTGAAGAAATATCTGTCGCTGTCGCTGTCGCTGTCGCTGTTGCTTTTCCTTGTCCTGGTGCTCGGTGGAGGCCTGCTGATCGGCTACGCAACGTTGCCGGGCGCCTGGTATGCATCGCTGGTCAAGCCGCCCTTCAATCCGCCCAACTGGGTCTTCGCGCCTGCATGGACACTGCTCTATGTGCTGATCGCGGTGGCCGGCTGGCGGACTTGGGTGCGCGAGCCGACGGGTAAGGCGATGCAGATCTGGGGCGTGCAGCTCGTGCTGAATTTCGTGTGGTCGCCAACCTTCTTCGGCGCGAAGATGATGGGATCCGCCTTGGTCGTCATCATGCTTCTTCTTGCCAGCATCGTAGCGTTCATCGCCAGCGTCTGGAACCGTGACAGGCTTTCCGGCTGGCTGTTCGTGCCTTACGCGGCATGGGTAGCCTTCGCCACCGTGCTCAACGCTTCGCTTCTCCTGCTGAACTAG
- a CDS encoding 5'-methylthioadenosine/S-adenosylhomocysteine nucleosidase (Enables the cleavage of the glycosidic bond in both 5'-methylthioadenosine and S-adenosylhomocysteine), translating to MANTTRIGGKDVLFVMAAHAEYGPHLQKLFTPLMTGVGPVEAGVRLGAELSWLKSEKALPDLIVSIGSAGSRTLEQTEIYQAVAVSYRDIDASPLGFEKGATPFLDLPVTVPLPFRIPEIKQATLSTGGAVITGAAYDAIAADMVDMETFACLRACQLFDVPLIGLRGISDGAADLRHVGDWTEYLHVIDERLAGAVMRLEQAIGSGLLRTAPSNDQPRPV from the coding sequence ATGGCAAACACGACTCGAATTGGCGGCAAGGATGTCCTCTTCGTCATGGCGGCGCACGCCGAATATGGCCCGCATCTGCAAAAACTGTTCACGCCGCTGATGACGGGTGTCGGACCGGTCGAAGCCGGTGTCCGGCTCGGCGCCGAACTCTCCTGGCTGAAGTCGGAAAAGGCGCTGCCGGACCTCATCGTCTCGATCGGCTCAGCCGGCAGCCGGACCCTGGAACAGACGGAAATCTATCAAGCCGTCGCTGTCAGCTATCGCGACATCGATGCTTCGCCCCTGGGTTTCGAGAAAGGCGCGACGCCGTTTCTCGACCTGCCGGTCACCGTGCCGCTGCCATTTCGCATCCCCGAAATCAAGCAGGCCACGCTGTCGACCGGCGGCGCCGTCATCACCGGCGCGGCCTATGATGCGATTGCGGCCGACATGGTCGACATGGAAACCTTTGCCTGCCTGCGCGCCTGCCAGCTGTTCGATGTGCCCCTGATCGGGCTGCGCGGCATTTCCGACGGCGCCGCCGATCTCAGGCATGTCGGCGACTGGACCGAATATCTCCATGTCATCGATGAAAGGCTGGCCGGCGCCGTCATGCGCCTCGAACAGGCGATCGGCTCGGGCCTGCTGCGGACCGCTCCGTCCAATGACCAACCCAGGCCAGTCTGA
- a CDS encoding helix-turn-helix transcriptional regulator: MTGPGKSATKRTIRRKELREIVPLADSTIYEMEQRGQFPRRFALTPRCVVWDLAEVEAWLQARRAVPIPRASPPDVRLRKTSPVRA; encoded by the coding sequence ATGACTGGTCCCGGGAAAAGTGCAACAAAGCGGACGATCCGCCGCAAGGAGCTGCGCGAAATCGTACCTCTGGCCGACAGCACAATCTATGAAATGGAACAACGCGGGCAATTTCCTCGACGCTTCGCTCTCACCCCTCGGTGCGTGGTATGGGATCTGGCCGAAGTAGAAGCCTGGCTGCAAGCTCGCAGGGCAGTTCCGATCCCCCGAGCGAGTCCTCCTGATGTGCGTCTACGGAAAACCTCTCCTGTCAGAGCGTGA
- the guaA gene encoding glutamine-hydrolyzing GMP synthase, translated as MKTANHPDTVLIVDFGSQFTQLIARRIREAGVFSEIVPFQSAEAAFKRINPKAVILSGGPASTSDIGSPRAPQIVFDAGVPVLGICYGQMAMCVQMGGVAESSNHREFGRAFVEIEKDSPLFDGLWATGQRHQVWMSHGDRVIALPPGFQVFGKSESSPFAIFGNVERKMYGIMFHPEVVHTPDGARLLRNFVHNIAGIEGDWTMRAYREHAVEAIRKQVGKGKVICALSGGVDSSVAALLIHEAVGDQLTCILVDHGLMRKDEAAGVVAMFRQHYNLPLILVDASEKFISALEGEVDPEKKRKTIGRLFIEVFEEEAKKLGGADFLAQGTLYPDVIESVSFTGGPSVTIKSHHNVGGLPERMNMQLVEPLRELFKDEVRALGKELGLPESFIGRHPFPGPGLAIRCPGGITREKLEILREADAIYLDEIRKAGLYDAIWQAFAVLLPVQTVGVMGDGRTYEFVCALRAVTSVDGMTADFYHYDMAFLGAAATRIINEVRGINRVVYDVTSKPPGTIEWE; from the coding sequence ATGAAAACAGCCAATCATCCCGACACCGTCCTGATTGTCGATTTCGGCAGCCAGTTTACGCAGCTCATCGCCCGCCGCATCCGTGAGGCCGGCGTGTTTTCCGAGATCGTGCCGTTCCAATCGGCCGAAGCCGCCTTCAAGCGCATCAATCCCAAAGCCGTCATCCTGTCGGGTGGTCCGGCCTCGACATCGGATATCGGCAGCCCGCGCGCGCCGCAGATCGTCTTCGATGCCGGCGTGCCGGTGCTCGGCATCTGCTACGGCCAGATGGCCATGTGCGTGCAGATGGGTGGTGTCGCCGAAAGCTCCAACCACCGCGAGTTCGGCCGCGCTTTCGTCGAGATCGAGAAGGACAGTCCGCTGTTCGACGGCCTGTGGGCCACCGGCCAGCGCCATCAGGTCTGGATGAGCCATGGCGACCGCGTCATCGCCCTGCCGCCGGGTTTTCAGGTTTTCGGCAAGTCGGAAAGCTCGCCCTTCGCCATTTTCGGCAATGTCGAGCGCAAGATGTACGGCATCATGTTCCACCCCGAGGTGGTGCACACGCCCGACGGCGCCAGGCTGCTCAGGAATTTCGTCCACAACATCGCCGGCATCGAGGGCGACTGGACGATGCGCGCCTACCGCGAGCACGCGGTCGAGGCGATCCGCAAGCAGGTCGGCAAGGGCAAGGTCATCTGCGCGCTGTCGGGGGGCGTGGATTCCTCGGTCGCGGCACTTTTGATCCATGAGGCGGTCGGCGACCAACTCACCTGCATCCTCGTCGACCATGGCCTGATGCGCAAGGATGAGGCGGCCGGCGTCGTGGCAATGTTCCGCCAGCACTACAATCTGCCGCTGATCCTGGTCGATGCCTCGGAAAAATTCATCTCGGCGTTGGAAGGCGAGGTTGACCCGGAGAAGAAGCGCAAGACCATCGGCCGTCTGTTCATCGAAGTGTTCGAGGAAGAGGCCAAGAAACTCGGTGGCGCCGACTTCCTGGCACAGGGCACGCTCTATCCCGACGTGATCGAAAGCGTCTCCTTCACCGGCGGTCCGTCGGTAACCATCAAGTCGCACCACAATGTCGGCGGCCTGCCCGAGCGCATGAACATGCAGTTGGTCGAACCGCTGCGCGAACTGTTCAAGGACGAGGTGCGGGCGCTCGGCAAGGAGCTCGGCCTGCCTGAAAGCTTTATCGGCCGCCATCCGTTCCCGGGTCCGGGTCTCGCCATACGCTGCCCGGGCGGCATCACCCGCGAGAAGCTCGAGATCCTGCGCGAGGCCGACGCCATCTATCTCGACGAGATCCGCAAGGCCGGCCTCTATGACGCCATCTGGCAGGCCTTCGCCGTGCTCTTGCCTGTACAGACAGTCGGCGTGATGGGCGACGGCCGCACTTACGAATTCGTCTGCGCGCTGCGCGCCGTCACTTCGGTCGACGGCATGACGGCGGATTTCTACCACTACGACATGGCCTTCCTGGGCGCCGCCGCTACCCGCATCATCAACGAGGTCCGCGGCATCAACCGCGTCGTCTACGACGTAACGTCGAAGCCGCCTGGTACGATCGAGTGGGAATGA
- a CDS encoding RsmB/NOP family class I SAM-dependent RNA methyltransferase yields MRLGGRLAAAIEVLEDIGRRHRPVADALKDWGLSHRFAGGGDRAAIGNIVYDALRHKRSAGWLLGEDTPRAIGFGALLLEWGQTAQSLNDTLDGDKFAPPLLSATELQTVAGRRLADAPPAVRADIPDWCEPLFERAFGEAWVGEGAALATRPPLDIRVNTLQADRAKVLKELADTGAQPARIAPLGIRIPPIDGDGRHPNVQAEPAFQKGWFEVQDEGSQIAATLAGAEAGMQVLDFCAGAGGKTLALSAAMDNRGQIFAHDAEKARLAPIFDRIRRSENRNVQVVTKPAELAPLANHMDIVLVDAPCTGSGTWRRRPDAKWRLTQRQLDARKGEQSAILDAAQAYVKPGGLLVYITCSVFDEENGEQIAAFRKRSSGFAPVEHRALWDRHFPGHEAAVRIGAGGDISLSPALSGTDGFYFCAMRKAR; encoded by the coding sequence ATGCGACTGGGCGGACGGCTGGCTGCGGCCATCGAAGTGCTGGAGGACATTGGCCGGCGTCACCGGCCGGTGGCCGATGCGCTGAAGGATTGGGGCCTGTCGCATCGCTTCGCCGGCGGCGGCGATCGCGCGGCCATCGGCAACATCGTCTATGACGCGCTGCGCCACAAGCGCTCGGCCGGCTGGCTGCTCGGCGAGGACACGCCACGCGCTATCGGCTTCGGTGCATTGCTGCTCGAATGGGGCCAGACGGCGCAGTCGCTCAACGACACGCTCGACGGCGACAAGTTCGCGCCGCCGCTGCTCAGCGCCACCGAACTGCAAACGGTCGCCGGTCGCCGTCTTGCCGACGCGCCGCCCGCGGTGCGCGCCGACATCCCCGACTGGTGCGAACCGCTTTTCGAACGGGCTTTTGGCGAGGCATGGGTCGGCGAGGGGGCGGCACTTGCGACCCGCCCGCCGCTCGACATCAGGGTCAACACGCTGCAGGCCGATCGTGCCAAGGTGCTCAAGGAACTGGCCGATACGGGCGCGCAGCCCGCGCGGATCGCGCCGCTCGGCATTCGCATTCCGCCCATCGACGGCGACGGCAGGCATCCGAACGTGCAGGCCGAGCCGGCCTTCCAGAAAGGCTGGTTCGAAGTCCAGGACGAGGGCTCGCAAATAGCGGCGACACTTGCCGGCGCCGAGGCCGGCATGCAGGTGCTCGACTTCTGCGCCGGCGCCGGTGGCAAGACGCTGGCGCTGTCGGCCGCGATGGACAATCGCGGCCAGATCTTCGCCCATGATGCCGAAAAGGCCCGCCTCGCGCCGATCTTCGACCGCATCCGCCGCTCCGAAAACCGCAATGTGCAGGTCGTCACCAAGCCGGCCGAACTCGCTCCGCTGGCCAATCACATGGACATCGTGCTGGTCGACGCGCCCTGCACCGGCAGCGGCACCTGGCGCCGCCGTCCCGATGCCAAATGGCGACTGACGCAAAGGCAGCTCGACGCCCGCAAGGGTGAGCAGTCGGCGATCCTCGATGCGGCACAAGCCTATGTCAAACCCGGCGGCCTGCTGGTCTACATCACCTGTTCGGTTTTCGACGAGGAGAATGGCGAGCAGATCGCGGCGTTCCGCAAGCGCAGCAGCGGCTTTGCTCCGGTCGAACACCGCGCGTTGTGGGATCGCCATTTTCCGGGTCATGAGGCGGCCGTGCGGATCGGCGCTGGCGGAGATATATCGCTGTCCCCGGCACTGAGCGGCACGGACGGGTTCTATTTCTGCGCCATGCGCAAGGCGCGTTGA
- a CDS encoding tyrosine-type recombinase/integrase: protein MLTDIALKALKPKDKIYKVADRDGMYVRVMPSGAISFRLDYRLNGRRETVYLGRYGRDGISLALAREKCLDAKRAIGDGRSPAIEKQRNKRRLKEAKSFGEFGEKWLTAAPMADSTRAMRRAIFERELLPSWRNRLLTEITPDDLRAHCGAIVERGAPATAIHVRDILKQIYGFAILHGEKVANPADEVGPASIATFVPKDRSLSPSEIRVMLKQLEHVATIPTIRLGMRLYLLTMVRKSELQDAVWDEVDFENAVWTIPKERMKRSKAHNVYLSRQALDIMIALKTCAGNSRYLLPSRYDADAPMSRATFNRITYAVVERAKANGLPLEPFTVHDLRRTGSTLLNELGFNSDWIEKCLAHEDGRSSRGVYNKAEYEVQRRHMMQEWSDIVDAWVGGKKHVPTLIPPSMPILEPDPAL from the coding sequence ATGTTGACGGACATCGCTCTTAAAGCGCTGAAACCAAAAGATAAAATCTACAAGGTTGCTGACCGTGACGGCATGTACGTCCGCGTCATGCCCAGTGGCGCGATCTCGTTTCGGCTGGATTACAGGCTGAATGGACGCCGCGAGACGGTCTATCTAGGCAGATATGGGAGAGATGGAATCTCGCTCGCGTTGGCGCGAGAAAAGTGCCTTGACGCAAAGCGCGCTATTGGCGATGGCCGATCGCCGGCGATCGAGAAGCAGCGCAACAAGCGTCGCCTGAAAGAGGCGAAGAGCTTTGGCGAATTCGGCGAGAAATGGCTCACTGCTGCGCCGATGGCAGACAGCACGCGCGCCATGCGGCGCGCCATCTTCGAACGGGAGCTTCTTCCATCCTGGCGCAATCGCTTGCTGACGGAGATTACGCCGGATGACCTGCGAGCCCATTGCGGCGCTATCGTTGAGCGTGGCGCTCCGGCGACCGCCATCCACGTTCGAGACATCCTGAAGCAAATCTACGGCTTCGCGATTTTGCACGGGGAGAAGGTGGCCAATCCGGCTGATGAGGTTGGGCCCGCGTCAATTGCTACTTTCGTGCCGAAGGACCGCTCGCTTTCGCCCTCAGAAATTCGCGTGATGCTGAAGCAACTGGAGCACGTTGCCACAATTCCCACGATCCGTTTGGGAATGCGGCTTTATCTGCTCACCATGGTGCGCAAGAGCGAGTTGCAGGACGCGGTGTGGGACGAGGTCGATTTCGAGAATGCTGTCTGGACGATCCCGAAGGAGCGCATGAAGCGATCAAAGGCGCACAACGTCTACCTGTCACGCCAAGCGCTCGACATCATGATTGCCCTGAAGACCTGTGCGGGAAATTCCAGATACCTTCTTCCATCGCGGTACGATGCGGACGCCCCGATGTCGCGCGCCACGTTTAATCGGATCACCTACGCAGTCGTTGAACGGGCGAAGGCGAACGGACTGCCTCTCGAGCCGTTTACAGTTCATGACCTGCGGCGAACGGGCTCGACCCTGTTGAATGAGCTTGGCTTCAACAGCGATTGGATCGAGAAATGCTTGGCCCATGAGGACGGGCGCTCATCGCGAGGTGTCTACAACAAGGCCGAATATGAGGTGCAACGCCGCCACATGATGCAGGAATGGTCGGATATCGTCGATGCCTGGGTCGGTGGCAAGAAACATGTGCCGACGCTGATCCCGCCATCGATGCCGATCTTGGAGCCTGATCCGGCCCTTTGA
- a CDS encoding ArdC family protein, producing the protein MSVRTNRTHPVADRSNLYDEITCKIIAELEAGRFPWVQPWGTSATKASLSLPQNASTHRAYSGINVLILWGAVVEHGFPTQNWITYRQAFALGGNVRRGEHGTNVVYADRFVPDHEKKRARETGEDAQAIPFLKRFTVFNIEQCEGLPDEVAASAPLSAASPIEPRVEALIKATGIDFRIGGDRAFYVPAHDYIQVPPPQAYFEPINWHRTALHELGHATGHSSRLDRKFSGSTASRKYAFEELVAEINAAFCCAAMGIVPTVRHADYIGSWLEVLREDNRAIVRAASQASKAAEWLLGHLPEEVETSIEAGEGNDRRAA; encoded by the coding sequence ATGTCTGTCCGGACCAATCGAACTCATCCTGTCGCCGACCGGTCGAACCTCTACGACGAGATTACCTGCAAGATAATTGCCGAGCTGGAAGCGGGTCGTTTTCCTTGGGTTCAGCCATGGGGGACGTCCGCGACAAAAGCGTCGCTCTCCCTGCCGCAGAATGCCAGCACGCATCGCGCGTACAGCGGGATCAACGTGCTTATCCTATGGGGTGCTGTCGTCGAACACGGGTTCCCAACGCAGAATTGGATAACCTATCGACAGGCGTTCGCGCTCGGCGGGAACGTCCGCAGAGGAGAGCACGGGACAAATGTCGTCTATGCCGATCGTTTTGTCCCGGATCACGAGAAGAAGCGCGCTCGCGAGACGGGCGAGGATGCTCAAGCCATACCGTTCCTCAAGCGCTTCACCGTTTTCAACATCGAGCAATGTGAAGGGCTACCTGACGAAGTCGCAGCTTCGGCCCCGCTGTCGGCGGCAAGCCCGATCGAACCGCGGGTCGAGGCGCTGATCAAGGCCACCGGTATCGACTTCCGTATTGGCGGCGACAGAGCGTTCTATGTGCCTGCCCACGATTACATCCAGGTGCCTCCGCCCCAAGCTTACTTCGAGCCGATCAATTGGCATCGGACAGCTTTGCATGAACTCGGACATGCCACTGGTCACAGTTCACGACTGGATCGCAAATTCTCCGGCTCTACCGCCTCCAGAAAATATGCGTTCGAGGAACTCGTGGCAGAGATCAACGCGGCCTTCTGCTGCGCGGCCATGGGCATCGTGCCCACTGTTCGGCATGCGGACTATATCGGCTCATGGCTAGAGGTTCTGCGCGAGGACAATCGTGCCATCGTTCGTGCCGCCAGCCAGGCCAGCAAGGCGGCGGAGTGGCTTCTTGGCCACCTGCCGGAAGAGGTCGAAACGTCCATCGAGGCGGGCGAAGGCAATGATAGAAGGGCAGCATAA
- a CDS encoding helix-turn-helix domain-containing protein, which produces MIDLNDLGNEIKNARKQRKLTREKLAELSGLSRARIEALENGRLSDMGFKRVLTLMNIVGLDFRLTTFNNNRPTLEDIMEEDDAARLGR; this is translated from the coding sequence ATGATCGACCTGAACGATCTTGGCAATGAGATTAAGAATGCCAGAAAGCAGCGCAAGCTGACACGGGAAAAGCTCGCCGAACTTTCCGGGCTCAGCCGGGCGAGGATCGAGGCGCTCGAGAATGGCAGGCTATCCGACATGGGTTTCAAACGCGTTCTTACGCTCATGAACATTGTAGGGCTCGATTTCCGGCTGACGACCTTCAACAACAATCGCCCGACACTCGAAGACATCATGGAGGAAGATGATGCTGCGCGTTTGGGTAGGTAG